The segment AGCTTGCCTGCTGACGTCCGTGATATCCATTCCGGATTCGTTTTGCAGATCGATGTCGAGAGCTTCGCTGGCGATACTAATTCCGCTTTCGGCCTGTTTTTCCGCTGCAGCGATTGCGGCTTTTCGTTGCTGAATCAGTTGTTCGAATCGCAGGTTCCTGCGGCGGACCAGAAAAAATCGCATTGCCAATCCGAACACGATCACCGTCCAGATCAGCAACTGAATGGACTGCAGCAAACTGGCGCCGATCTTGTACACGGACTCGTAGTAGCCCAGGACCGCGAACAGGAACAGCAACACCAGGCCGATAATGACGGCCACGAAAACCAGCGATCGAAATCGGCTGACCGTTGCGTCGAAGCCAGACATTTCTGGATCGAAGGATGCTCCTCCGGGGCGGAAGACCGAAAAGATTCGCAACGTGAACACGATGCTGACGGCCAGCAGAACCAGCACTGCCGCGCGGCCAAGCCGGTTGTACTCGTTTTCGTTTGATGATTCGATCGCAACGATGATGAACAGGACTGGCAGTCCAATGGCCATGAACCAGCCCGAATGTTTTCTGACCGCGACACGGAATCCTTCGGTCCATGAAAAGTGATTTTGGGCCAAGCCTTCGTTGCGGCAAACGCAACGCATCAATTCCAACGTGATAGCGATCAGGGTGGTTACCGTCAGGGCTCGGCCGATCGACCAGGAAAAGTTACTTTCATTCTGCGTTGTCATCAGCCAACCGAGCGCCAGCCCGATCGCGGGCCAGAAAAACGTCAGAACGGCCGTTTGCAGAAAAGCTGAAAGCGTGGGGCCGAACTCGCGGCATCCGCGTTTGGCAGCGATTGAGCCCAGCCGTTTGATTTCGCTGCGAGAGCGAGGTTGCAACAGCGCAAGCCCCAAGAGTCCCAGTGCAATTAAAGTGACGCTGGGCGAATTGTCTCTGGATCCCTTTGAGATCGCAGCCGCGACGGATCGCCAGTTGTCTGGTTTGGCAAACCAGTCGAATGCCTTTTGAATCCCAATCAGGTCCGTGAACTCGCCCTTTTCATTGCGGTGCCCAATCGCCGGTTCTGAACGCACCCAGAGTATTCGCTCGTCAAGAAAGTCGGCGAACTGCTGGCTTTGGTTGGCATACTGCGACTGCAACGATTTGACTTCGATCAGGTCGTGTAGTAGATCGGTTTCTGCGTCTTCGAGTTTTTCCAGAATACGACGCCGTGCGGTCAACAGTTCTGTCGCAGTACTTGCAAGGTTCTCGCGAATTTCGACGGGCACGTTGGCGGCATCGAAAGCCTGCGTCAAAGCCATCGGCATGTCCGAAAGATCCGCGCGTTCGTCCTGAAAACGGAACTTGTTCAGCTGCACCGACTGGAGCTGGCTGGCAACGTCTTTGTTTTGAAACGGAGTCTGCTGGTTGATCAGGTTAACTTTGTCTCGCCGCAGCATCGCTCCAACTTCGTAGTTGAGCCCGATTGCATCCACGCGAGACTTCATCGTCTCCAGTTCGGCTTCGACTTTTTGAACAGCAATCTGACCTTCGCTACGCAACGCCTTGATGGCTTGCAGTTCGTCTGTTTCCTTTGCCAGTCGCTGCGCAAGCTGAAGGTTGTACTCCGCGATCGGTTTCAATGGCGAATTAAGATTATTGGTGACCGCCTGTTCAGCTTCCTGACGCATATCCTGCGTTTCTTTTTCGCGGATCCGACCAATTGCATCAACGATGACTTTGAGATTTGAGTTAACCCGTTCGAGTTGCCTCGCCGCGAAAGACTTTTGCAAGGAAAGGATTCCCGAGGTGGCCTCGTAGACATCCCGTTCCACCCGGTACAGCTCCAGGCGTTGCTCCAGATTCTGTTTCTCCGCACGGAGCTCAACCATTCGACCACGCGTCAGCAGTGGGTTGTCAGCGTCGGGAGCTTCGGTCGCCAACTGAACCCGGACTTCCGCCAGCCGATTCTGAGCATCATTTTCGAGGGTCGGAAGTTCCAGCAACCGCGCCCGACGCCTCGCAGGTTCCTCGGTCGCAAGTTTGAGCTGTTGCTGAACCGTTTCTGCATCGTTCTCAAGTCCAAGTTTTTGCTGTTCAAGCTCCGCAAGACTGCCATTCGGTCGCTGGACTACATTTCCGGTGGCGTCCAGCTCGTCGATTTTTGATCGAAGTTCTTCGCGTGTCTCGACGACACTCTGCGACTTGAGTCGATACTCGGCGGCTTCCGCGGCGTCCGTGTTCGCCAGCGCCAGATACTGCCTCGCGGCGACGTAGTGTTTGACGATCGCGCCTTTATCCAGTTCGTCCAGTTCGGCCTTTTCAACCTTGGCCAACTCTTCGTCGATCATCTGCATCGTGATCAGATCACGCTTGCCGGCCGGCGCGTTCGCGGCATCTGCCGGCGGATCTTGCGGGTCCTGTTGCGATTCGTTTTCGACAGGACTTCGCCGCGACGATTCCAGCTGTATGGATTGACTCGGGGCGGCGGTTGACGACAGCATGGTGCTGGTCAGCATCAACAGCAGGCTGGTTACGCGCCGGAATTTTGATCGAATGAACAAGCGACTGCCTAACTGCGTTTCGTGTTGGTCAGGCCGCAGTTTAGAGCATTTGGCAATGCCAGCGAAGACGAATCACTTGCCCAGTTCGATTGCCTGGCCGGCCGCGAGCGAGCTTTCGAGCATCAGCGAAACCCATTGTTCCGACGGTGCGAACTGTCGCTTGAATCGATATGCCGCGAACTTCCGAAACGATCGCCATTTGAGTCCGCCGACGCTGTCGCTCCAGGCTTCTCCTTTGGCGGCCAACGCCCTGCCCTGACCGACGAAATACTCGCGTACATACAATTCAGTCGTGCGAGACCGGTCGATGAAGTGTCGGACGGTCGCGGCAGGAACCCAGCTACCATCGTAACCCGCGACGATCACGCGACGCATCATCTCAAGTTCGTCTTCGCCGTTGACTTGTTGGCCCCGACGGCCAAGCGTGGCATCGAAAGGAAAGCACTTTTGTACCTCCGTCCGGATCGCAAAGTTCGCTCCATAAGGCAGCCGGTCTTTGGTCAACGGCAACGGTTCGTCGCCAAGGTCGCGGGCCGCGAAACAGCCTTTGAGCTTGTCCCAGTTTTCGGTGATCCATGGCTCCGGAGTGATCTCAAAATCTGGCTCGATCTTGCCGCCGAAAAAGGCGATGTCCAGATTCGCGTCGGCGAATTCAACGTAGCCCTGGACCATGGAGGCATCCAGCAGAACATCGTCGTCGGTCCAGATCAGCAAGTCGCTGTCGATGTGCTCGACGGCTCGATTGCGGGCGTATGTGTGGCCCTGTTGGTCTTCCGTTAGCAACAGCACGCGATGTCGCTTGGTGAAAGCGTGGTCGTTCGCAAAAGCACGCAGTACGTTTTGCGTGTCGTCCGTGGAGCCATTGTCCACGACGATGACTCTCAGTTGAACCTGGTACGGCACGATCAGCCGTTTGATGCTGCCGAGCGTCTTCTCCAGAAGTTCGGCTCGATTCCACGTGCAGATCGCGATGTCAATTTTTTCGATCGGCGCAAACGGTGGCTGAGGGAGTTCGTGGATCGGTTCTGGCGCGACGGAGATCATGTCGCCATCGTAATCGTTGTGGGCCGTG is part of the Mariniblastus fucicola genome and harbors:
- a CDS encoding mechanosensitive ion channel domain-containing protein, translating into MLSSTAAPSQSIQLESSRRSPVENESQQDPQDPPADAANAPAGKRDLITMQMIDEELAKVEKAELDELDKGAIVKHYVAARQYLALANTDAAEAAEYRLKSQSVVETREELRSKIDELDATGNVVQRPNGSLAELEQQKLGLENDAETVQQQLKLATEEPARRRARLLELPTLENDAQNRLAEVRVQLATEAPDADNPLLTRGRMVELRAEKQNLEQRLELYRVERDVYEATSGILSLQKSFAARQLERVNSNLKVIVDAIGRIREKETQDMRQEAEQAVTNNLNSPLKPIAEYNLQLAQRLAKETDELQAIKALRSEGQIAVQKVEAELETMKSRVDAIGLNYEVGAMLRRDKVNLINQQTPFQNKDVASQLQSVQLNKFRFQDERADLSDMPMALTQAFDAANVPVEIRENLASTATELLTARRRILEKLEDAETDLLHDLIEVKSLQSQYANQSQQFADFLDERILWVRSEPAIGHRNEKGEFTDLIGIQKAFDWFAKPDNWRSVAAAISKGSRDNSPSVTLIALGLLGLALLQPRSRSEIKRLGSIAAKRGCREFGPTLSAFLQTAVLTFFWPAIGLALGWLMTTQNESNFSWSIGRALTVTTLIAITLELMRCVCRNEGLAQNHFSWTEGFRVAVRKHSGWFMAIGLPVLFIIVAIESSNENEYNRLGRAAVLVLLAVSIVFTLRIFSVFRPGGASFDPEMSGFDATVSRFRSLVFVAVIIGLVLLFLFAVLGYYESVYKIGASLLQSIQLLIWTVIVFGLAMRFFLVRRRNLRFEQLIQQRKAAIAAAEKQAESGISIASEALDIDLQNESGMDITDVSRQARELTGVIFLIVVGLSLLGIWQYLLPATKILDSWELWRITVGSAVELVTARDLLLSLVAFAITFFCVRNIPGMLELLLLQRLPLDAGARYAVASIFRYILLVVGVIVALGYLKIPWSNYSWLVAAISVGLGFGLQEIVANFVSGLILLLERPVRVGDVVTIDGVTGVVSRIQMRATTVTNWDNQELVVPNKDLISGKLLNWTLSSVINRIALKVGVAYGTDVGKVREIITKIVDRHPDVLKEPAAVITFEEFGDSSLNFVIRCCTTSIKRRWHLVDEINSAINEAFVREGIEIPFPQRVLHMVEDPATGEPPQSSGAEND
- a CDS encoding glycosyltransferase, whose protein sequence is MISVAPEPIHELPQPPFAPIEKIDIAICTWNRAELLEKTLGSIKRLIVPYQVQLRVIVVDNGSTDDTQNVLRAFANDHAFTKRHRVLLLTEDQQGHTYARNRAVEHIDSDLLIWTDDDVLLDASMVQGYVEFADANLDIAFFGGKIEPDFEITPEPWITENWDKLKGCFAARDLGDEPLPLTKDRLPYGANFAIRTEVQKCFPFDATLGRRGQQVNGEDELEMMRRVIVAGYDGSWVPAATVRHFIDRSRTTELYVREYFVGQGRALAAKGEAWSDSVGGLKWRSFRKFAAYRFKRQFAPSEQWVSLMLESSLAAGQAIELGK